In a genomic window of Anser cygnoides isolate HZ-2024a breed goose chromosome 28, Taihu_goose_T2T_genome, whole genome shotgun sequence:
- the LOC136787279 gene encoding olfactory receptor 14J1-like — MSNSSSITEFLLLPFADTRELQLLHFALFLGIYLAALLGNGLILTAVACDHRLHTPMYFFLLSLALLDLGCISTTLPKAMANSLWDTRAISYSGCAAQVFFFFFLFSAEYSLLTIMSYDRYVAICKPLHYGTLLGSRACAQMAAAAWGSGVLYALLHTASTFSLPLCQGNAVDQFFCEIPQILKLSCTDSYLREVGFLMFSAFLGFGCFVFIMLSYVQIFMAVLRMPSEQGLHKIFSTCLPHLFVVSLFLSTVIFGYLKTPSISSPSLDLVVAVLYSVVPPVVNPLIYSIRNKELRDAVRKVASWMFLNIDKFLLFLQK; from the coding sequence atgtccaacagcagctccatcaccgagttcctcctcctgccatttgcagacacgcgggagctgcagctcctgcacttcgcgctcttcctgggcatctacctggctgccctcctgggcaacggcctcatcctcaccgccgtagcctgcgaccaccgcctccacacccccatgtacttcttcctcctcagcctcgccctcctcgacctgggctgcatctccaccactctccccaaagccatggccaattccctctgggacaccagggccatctcctactcagggtgtgctgcacaggtctttttcttcttctttctgttttcagcagagtattctcttctcaccattatgtcctacgaccgctacgttgccatctgcaagcccctgcactacgggaccctcctgggcagcagagcttgtgcccagatggcagcagctgcctggggcagtggggttctctatgctctgctgcacactgccagtacattttccctgcccctctgccaaggcaatgctgtggaccagttcttctgtgaaatcccccagatcctcaagctctcctgcacaGACTCCTATCTCAGGGAAGTTGGATTTCTCATGTTCAGTGCTTTTTTGgggtttggctgttttgttttcatcatgctgtcctatgtgcagatcttcatgGCAGTGCTAAGGATGCCCTCGGAGCAGGGCCTGCACAAAATCTTCtccacatgcctccctcacctgtttgtggtctccctgtttctcagcactgtcATATTTGGCTACCTGAAgaccccctccatctcttccccatccctggatctggtggtggcagttctgtactcggtggtgcctccagtagtgaaccccctcatctacagcataaGAAACAAGGAGCTCAGAGATGCTGTTAGAAAAGTAGCTTCATGGATGTTTCTGAATATTGAtaa